A single region of the Branchiostoma lanceolatum isolate klBraLanc5 chromosome 1, klBraLanc5.hap2, whole genome shotgun sequence genome encodes:
- the LOC136448427 gene encoding NAD-dependent protein lipoamidase sirtuin-4, mitochondrial-like yields the protein MQSIEAANMLFRSLRLLRETPLQIVPVRCQSNATKVNTAANFDFVPVTDPADLQDIEELQDFVRTSRRLFVISGAGISTESGIPDYRSEGVGLYARSDNRPVQYADFLNSSSIRQRYWARNYVGWPKFSSFSPNVSHKTLSGWEAAGKVHWLVTQNVDSLHVKAGSRKVTELHGSAARVMCLSCPSIIPRDDMQRRIKHLNPAWHAESQEMAPDADVFLTPEQIEGFRVPECERCGGVLKPQIVFFGDNVPKPTVQFVHKMLKESDAMLVAGSSLQVYSAYRFVSAAHDQKKPIALLNIGPTRGDKLADLKVSARCGDVLPQIQL from the exons ATGCAAAGCATAGAAGCAGCCAATATGTTGTTCCGATCCCTCCGGCTTTTGAGGGAGACGCCGCTTCAAATCGTGCCGGTACGTTGCCAGTCAAACGCGACAAAGGTCAACACAGCTGCAAACTTTGACTTCGTCCCAGTGACCGATCCCGCCGACTTACAAGACATTGAGGAGCTTCAAGACTTTGTGAGGACGTCTAGAAGGCTCTTTGTAATCAGTGGGGCTGGTATATCTACGGAATCGGGCATTCCGGACTACCGATCGGAAGGGGTCGGTCTGTACGCCCGGAGTGACAACCGGCCGGTCCAGTATGCTGATTTCCTCAATAGCAGCTCAATACGACAGCGGTACTGGGCACGGAACTACGTCGGGTGGCCGAAGTTTTCCTCCTTCTCGCCTAACGTGTCTCACAAGACGCTAAGCGGTTGGGAAGCGGCCGGTAAGGTGCACTGGCTGGTCACTCAGAACGTGGACTCTCTTCACGTCAAGGCAGGGAGCAGGAAAGTGACGGAGCTTCACGGCAGCGCCGCTCGGGTCATGTGTCTGTCCTGCCCGTCCATCATACCTCGTGACGACATGCAGAGACGAATCAAACATCTCAACCCGGCCTGGCACGCGGAGTCCCAGGAGATGGCGCCCGACGCGGACGTTTTCCTTACTCCGGAACAGATCGAAGGTTTCAGGGTGCCCGAGTGCGAGAGATGCGGCGGGGTCTTGAAGCCACAGATCGTGTTTTTCGGAGACAACGTGCCGAAGCCGACCGTCCAGTTCGTGCACAAGATGCTGAAAGAATCGGACGCCATGTTGGTTGCCGGATCATCACTTCAG GTGTACTCGGCGTACAGGTTCGTGTCCGCTGCGCATGATCAGAAGAAGCCAATCGCCCTCTTGAACATCGGACCGACTCGTGGGGACAAGCTGGCTGACCTCAAGGTCAGCGCCCGGTGTGGAGACGTGCTGCCTCAGATTCAactatga
- the LOC136421542 gene encoding kelch-like protein 21, whose translation MMLQEETDALSDDLDLVFDDKGELQVHRTRHGRRLLQGLREVTSEEPVFTALLKNVEKELVTLVITEDENGKRLKYPRLQADLEPAITALNESRTTRTLCDVILCVSDAKFHCHRAVLAASSSFFSTLLLGEFRERTDEKVRLNDVPPHIVSDLLDYFYTGSLHIRNSNVESLLHAASLFQLGSVVTACCRYLSRQLDSDNCFGILHFVEFYSCKTLVEEARAFAVDNFPDTVRTGEFELLSYDQVLFFLTDERCQWCKESVYEAVMKWTKADTTRREFLPALLRCADLRLMTEDYFKFNVKFDPLIKNDPECLDIIQEVKEDLFQQRTQRLPAEILVQVGGISGSEAAGHKPVKVPYMDCLGPWRCSHAILSDLPSSLVSKNCYLNVLAMDDDIYILASMERCRAEDPREMQFWRYVSSADLWLRLPDPLAFHQGQFGFVAAQGRLYAVGTNMTAEKAAECYESFSPRNNRWRKIAPVSHTVHKTVTSSCKGKVVVMGYWEGRHENFYVQTYDSDADVWEQYEVESFHSGKPQYQSAVIGSKIYLMPFVVARNCMCAFDTESREFERIPMPEHSHIHGGLTALDGKIVVIGGKDHLDDYTCPVIELLDPDQGEWLDVGRQVEHLRRAHASVTIRDCGWIHEKLVKAMEKNRKKYARRESFVAGYELASTRPSYVLMNSAERGIINQ comes from the coding sequence ATGATGTTGCAAGAGGAAACAGATGCTCTAAGTGACGACCTCGACCTCGTCTTTGACGACAAAGGAGAACTTCAAGTTCACAGAACACGTCACGGCCGACGTCTGCTGCAGGGGTTACGTGAGGTCACCTCCGAAGAACCCGTCTTCACGGCTCTGCTAAAAAACGTCGAGAAGGAGCTAGTCACTCTGGTTATAACTGAGGACGAAAATGGGAAACGGTTGAAGTACCCAAGATTACAGGCTGATCTGGAACCGGCCATCACCGCTTTGAACGAGTCAAGAACAACTCGCACATTGTGTGACGTCATCTTGTGCGTCAGCGACGCGAAGTTCCACTGCCATCGGGCGGTCCTGGCGGCATCTAGTTCTTTCTTCTCcacacttctgcttggagaattcaGAGAAAGAACGGACGAAAAGGTCCGGTTGAACGATGTACCGCCGCACATAGTCAGCGATCTCTTAGACTACTTCTACACGGGGTCTCTACACATCAGGAACAGTAATGTGGAGTCTCTGCTCCACGCGGCTTCGCTGTTTCAACTCGGCTCCGTCGTGACTGCCTGCTGCAGGTACCTCTCGCGCCAACTGGACTCCGACAACTGTTTCGGCATCCTACACTTTGTAGAGTTCTACTCCTGCAAAACCCTGGTAGAAGAGGCTAGAGCCTTTGCCGTGGACAACTTCCCAGATACCGTCAGAACGGGAGAATTTGAGCTCCTCTCCTATGACCAGGTGCTGTTCTTTCTGACCGACGAGAGATGTCAATGGTGTAAAGAGAGCGTGTATGAAGCGGTCATGAAATGGACCAAGGCCGACACAACGCGGCGCGAGTTCTTACCGGCCTTGCTGCGATGCGCTGACCTTCGTCTGATGACCGAGGACTACTTCAAGTTCAACgtgaagtttgatccattgatCAAGAACGACCCAGAATGTTTAGACATCATCCAAGAGGTAAAGGAAGATCTCTTCCAGCAGAGAACACAGCGCCTCCCTGCGGAGATACTGGTACAGGTGGGCGGGATCAGCGGCAGTGAGGCGGCGGGACACAAGCCCGTCAAAGTCCCGTACATGGACTGTCTGGGCCCGTGGCGATGTTCCCATGCTATCTTGTCAGACCTTCCCTCCAGCCTGGTGTCCAAGAACTGCTATCTGAACGTCCTGGCCATGGATGACGACATCTACATCCTGGCCTCGATGGAGCGGTGCCGAGCTGAGGACCCGAGAGAGATGCAGTTCTGGAGATATGTCTCTTCTGCCGACCTGTGGTTGCGCCTGCCCGACCCCCTGGCGTTCCACCAGGGCCAGTTCGGTTTCGTGGCCGCCCAGGGACGACTTTACGCCGTCGGGACCAACATGACTGCCGAGAAAGCCGCGGAGTGCTACGAGTCCTTTTCACCACGGAACAACCGGTGGAGGAAGATAGCTCCAGTGTCGCACACCGTGCACAAAACCGTCACGTCGTCGTGTAAGGGAAAAGTCGTCGTCATGGGCTACTGGGAAGGCCGACACGAAAACTTTTATGTCCAAACGTACGATTCTGATGCAGACGTGTGGGAACAGTACGAAGTGGAGTCATTTCACTCTGGTAAACCGCAGTACCAAAGCGCTGTCATTGGTTCCAAGATATACCTAATGCCCTTCGTGGTCGCCCGTAACTGCATGTGTGCATTCGATACAGAAAGCCGGGAGTTTGAGCGGATACCAATGCCCGAGCACAGCCACATCCACGGCGGCTTGACTGCCTTAGACGGGAAAATCGTAGTCATCGGTGGTAAAGACCACCTCGATGACTACACCTGCCCCGTTATCGAGCTGTTGGACCCGGACCAGGGGGAGTGGCTGGACGTTGGGCGGCAGGTGGAACACCTCAGACGGGCGCACGCCTCGGTGACCATCCGGGACTGCGGATGGATACACGAGAAGCTTGTGAAAGCCATGGAGAAGAATAGGAAGAAATACGCCAGGAGGGAATCATTTGTGGCGGGGTAcgaactagcctccaccaggccctcttacgtgCTTATGAATTCGGCTGAGAGAGGAATAATTAACCAGTAG